One segment of Synchiropus splendidus isolate RoL2022-P1 chromosome 4, RoL_Sspl_1.0, whole genome shotgun sequence DNA contains the following:
- the pcloa gene encoding protein piccolo isoform X8, with protein sequence MKQPPCSTEGDDQSETQMSALQTSPADRAAEHQSSPDLLSETVCEATAAADPPSTCAGVADQPPLAPQSETQTLSSEAGSDQTAVPLDAESHSEIAQSGAAALLPAVEEAEPSEERQQEVTGGSVEGKMDEIWHEKEAEPDHGPPTEEPPLNRGQSVTANPESVCVDRESLESNNVLEEKAPGGAVAAPVVEEQEQNSIMDKQQEEPGQLVRKSADELELDQSEPVKSDVTSAEQNPQPLDSKDSQGPLLDKRQASVGKTPIDEAKSQDTAVTANESETAGEAEMESREQAEDGKVDKEDQQSTLVQGDGKAAQQSNEQKPLVEAANQVEATGLEQSEDSANEVPSDMELNKVESQTKTSEAKEKETTREKPEDTELVCSPDGESIDQTVHDLVSPDAPADSQVLGSTGCIQVRRSSFTEAQSSHPNSAEKTPEKETEKILQLTNIISENQHAVLSGNHETHPVKIPQENMPITDTEVKPNSVLVDSLPADTQESISVSGASDKLTTSGFDVGENSESKGDSGGKSVAPAVHAHVPDSVVAEPDEGRQEEANTAKQKEMANEPVGMSANEEPEVTLKEPASGEAPAKEASPTSPSDLAKLESSVLPILEAQTNTQPQDEQGKADTLKTRRKLQVLPLSPDSPSSEDDRESQDLIGTGTARKKLLVPMDVKADSLDESSESFGKDSPLSGDDEEFIRKQIIEMSENEDASPSDEENLVRGKIKEDERKKLEQGTHAVMERSLSGKARKLTKKSTISPEDEEDGVLERSTGLLKIQEEEGLTGTGVRQFQTIELSATSSPICITNVEGDLEMECLTDSPDDRSKGEGSSSLHASSFTPGTSPTSLSSLDEDSDSSPSNIRTGEGKQHRKARHRQPGQMLPTIEDSSEEDELREEEELLREQEKQKGSGKKSKKDKDEIRAQRRRDNSKTPPSNLSPIEDASPTEELRQEAEMEEIRRSSCSDFSPSIESEPEGFEIHAAKIAAVQKTYKLPTSVSLHSPTEDQEADKSQKKALKSADEAYEEIMLRAKSPTAEKSEVLPVKESLYGGMLIEDYAYSSLIDNSTSNVAEPENIVVPSEPKKLRSPDEVYEDMIKKRKEFMKLEEEYQSMHSKKASSTPEIVLQPAESTAPKTSTVTIGRDGRPLLDAETAYEELMKKVLTPGSSPTHPEPDVEAAASPRALHPIPDLKVTQCSSGELSSDEESVFKKEEEEEEKPAASETPAETAVSESVETPTPEPPVVKESQADIVDLSSAQQRTSAPLITTVSPLPTVPQYTPGVHSVVSTAPPVPPKPSVLRRAQSQEKTEGPVTPQPPPPTPPKPTVFPRKAPVPLPTQAPASPPQSSPTRQATTPTYKPHVPPPVPPKPPIPVGICHGVKPPIAPKPASQPASPAHIPYASRPTALPTATSEIALNLSPTSESKPFQSSPKSPISPRYASNLRDTYVVITLPSQPSSPVESISTQAPSTPAATSPSHRAQPQTYHQSQPAYTQQHPQPTPPHTTRVPLAYTRVTESIESQEICGPEKHVSSSCHIIEAVSASAQPPVVMPNLISQMVTTEVQRTTVSVVHERSAPPEPTPRANGVPISLEKTKSPAQNGQVRQPCEVVDLRTMKVDADSQTKGVDLSAGQESRRQTFISDASRQNSAVQSPVVNLSAESSTVSIVTDSITIVTCAATIQRADNIEIAQASSIPLQLTKNKVFEPVSQIVYRPVDAQPPAHSGTEIPINLSVGSSTCSGTFQTTPVTIAPGSVPTCAANGLTSGTTTVAGAVDLSTAKPFNTVVTVDGTSVDVLTAVVTDDDGKPVDLTASKRAVCCDVVYKLPFAGSCATQQSTPPLPEDRFGYRDDHYQYERSSFGMRGFGGIKPSMSDTNLADAGLFFYKSKNSLNFSDSAEVAVDLTSAKMADAGEAVDYSKKSTYAGMVIPPYSQARVTSAVGTLFGTSSVLRSSNGVVYSSVAAPIPSTYAITTQPGSIFSTSYNSLSAMHTSDTMPSLSSLANMPLTRSHSFLSTVSITSAEEQGDAPLNLEVAKESSAGSPATKVTASLSLDTYTDASLEAIAASLEALSSPMVPGDGQYQAERERLEMEKLKQQRLAEELEWERHEIQRFREQEQLLVQKELEELQVMKQQILTQQEEERQAHLMMQKETYAQQQQQLEQIQRLQEQLRLQLEEQKLRQMYPGDYAGSGIQEAIVLGPDGTVLSRKITDSGCQTDEEDETVSKAYTAGRKKRSAKKSVDSCVQTDDEDQEEWEAQARNRQSRPRTARGERGGQSEMALQAHTEISIQTDSEGNIRMDTRMEFSDSERTSPKKRPTPLEIAQSPGLKAESSLLQAPPKSPKVLFSPISPCISPSKSMEFVSYDKSLGDTSPQKLKGSADPSKVSPASPRGQKSMQRSMSDPKPMSPTGEPSGDGYTGKGSGSTPTGTQKKVKRTLPNPPSEDESTASGQTAYSTGSARRRMCRNSNMARAKILQDIDRELDLVERESSKLRKKQAELDEEEKEIDAKLRYLEMGINRRKDALLKEREKRERAYLQSVAEDRDYMSDSEVSNIRETLVGRGTGEDEDLVGLERPRTAPQSELDDFVPPQTKHEYGKFSQYQYPQSQYQQSLYQTPQSYQSHSIYSSVPSLTSAQQQSYHQMLLLQQKAARQAALLSELDATKYDVISRQPDPTSSAFLGVKYDKYGNHLDLRALEVGSLAGSPMSAVSDSYYTDVEHHTPRSYLLLEDAAELAKGNTGLSSSYSLAERELAKAEKLLRRSAADLGSTEYLGSTSRLHTYGKTPDEEDTMEEPYELKLLKQQLKQEFRRSTGGTESLDHLTGLSQHYYTPSSGISSYSQRHYPKSDKYSISRLTLEKQAAKQLPASVLYQKHKTPLMEPKVSSKYSSVTDSRGLDTDYSSYLGSTSASPRSSRLMQDEITFGLRKNIAEQQKYLGSTLGANLAGSLNLGQTLGLDSAYPSGSRSRPSSRPTSCYGLDLSIKRDLSSSSLRLKGDGEASGDIPSYQTPSGRTKPTSLPIVQSGRGRIPIVAQNSEEESPLSPVGQPMGMARASAGPLPPISADSRDQFGSCLSLQDSQQQQQQQQQHIREEPTRGRGYVLLDELQGTMSDSEVLSDSLMALSRDDASKAYHLRQEETDWFDKPRDGRLDGQEKRQGKGPYYPFPHLRVKLQRDSKDRSVSGNGLGIRVVGGKEVPGSNGDIGAYVAKVLPGGAAEQTGKILEGMQVLEWNALPLTGKTYEEVQALVGHPCTEAEVCVRLDLNMLADADGTQHLDFQEHSKGERPPRSPGVDPKQLAAELQKVSQQQLPSSTLSSGLPASSSATASPAQPGSPSFSKKRHSSKTAEGTKSQSHPVSGEIQLQIHYDKQLGNLIVHVLQARNLAPRDNNGYSDPFVKVYLLPGRGQVMVVQNASAENKRRSKHAGKSLNPEWNQTVIYKNIHLEQLRKKTLEVSVWDYDKSSSNDFLGEVLIDLSNTAQLDNVPRWHPLKEQSEGDHHRRSHQGRHSKPSSQHSSPKTTGSTHDLQDSPKSSVIKSRSHGIFPDPAKGQRGHASLRHQRHSVVGVLTVQRAQSEWLPAPPATASSAGSRADGRHLTLRKAVSEERPQSGGARSSYRSGDAPVTAASLDSGLSGSAYSLLDEEGETNEVDSAIFQVPRFGKIPNGTDGMKSSLGHGDGEGKSQVMGEIKIALKKEMKTEGEHLVLEILQCRNITFKFKSPDHLPDMYVKLYVVNIATQKRVIKKKTRVCRHDREPSFNETFRFCMNPTGHSLQLFLVSNGGKFVKKTLIGEAYVWLDRLDLRKRVVSWHKLLASSAQIHS encoded by the exons ATGAAGCAACCGCCGTGTAGCACAGAGGGCGACGACCAGTCCGAGACACAGATGTCAGCTCTGCAAACAAGCCCtgcagacagagcagcagaacaccAGAGTTCTCCTGACCTGCTGAGCGAAACGGTCTGTGAGGCCACGGCCGCTGCAGATCCACCGAGCACCTGTGCAGGAGTCGCAGACCAGCCGCCTCTCGCTCCGCAGAGTGAGACACAAACTCTGTCCAGCGAAGCAGGTTCAGACCAGACAGCGGTCCCCCTGGACGCTGAGTCACATTCTGAAATTGCTCAaagtggagcagcagctctTCTGCCAGCGGTGGAAGAAGCAGAACCATCGGAGGAGAGGCAACAAGAAGTGACAGGTGGTTCAGTGGAGGGAAAGATGGAtgaaatatggcatgaaaagGAAGCTGAACCAGATCATGGCCCTCCAACAGAGGAGCCCCCGTTGAACCGGGGTCAGTCCGTGACAGCAAATCCAGAAAGCGTTTGTGTAGACAGGGAGAGTTTAGAAAGCAATAATGTACTGGAAGAAAAAGCTCCAGGAGGCGCTGTTGCAGCCCCAGTAGTTGAGGAACAGGAGCAGAATTCTATCATGGATAAACAACAGGAGGAACCAGGGCAGCTGGTTAGGAAGTCTGCAGACGAGCTTGAACTGGACCAGTCTGAGCCTGTGAAATCTGACGTGACCTCTGCAGAACAAAACCCACAACCTCTGGACAGCAAAGACTCACAAGGTCCGTTGTTAGATAAGCGTCAAGCATCGGTCGGGAAAACACCCATCGATGAAGCTAAATCTCAGGACACTGCAGTGACTGCAAATGAGAGTGAAACGGCAGGCGAGGCTGAGATGGAGTCCAGGGAACAAGCTGAAGACGGCAAGGTCGACAAGGAAGACCAGCAAAGTACACTTGTTCAGGGAGACGGTAAAGCAGCGCAGCAGTCGAATGAGCAGAAACCTCTCGTAGAGGCTGCTAATCAAGTCGAGGCCACAGGATTAGAACAGAGCGAAGACAGCGCTAATGAAGTGCCGTCAGACATGGAGCTAAACAAGGTGGAGTCACAAACCAAAACTTCAGAGGCAAAGGAGAAGGAAACCACAAGAGAAAAGCCAGAAGATACGGAGCTTGTTTGTAGCCCAGATGGGGAGTCTATTGATCAAACTGTCCATGACTTGGTTTCACCTGATGCACCCGCAGACTCTCAAGTGCTGGGCAGCACAGGGTGCATCCAAGTGCGGCGTTCTTCCTTCACTGAGGCACAAAGTTCACACCCAAATAGTGCAGAAAAGACTCCAGaaaaagagacagaaaaaaTCCTGCAACTGACAAACATTATCAGTGAAAATCAGCACGCAGTTCTGAGTGGGAATCATGAAACGCACCCTGTAAAAATCCCACAGGAAAACATGCCAATCACTGACACAGAAGTCAAACCCAACTCAGTGCTGGTTGACTCGCTCCCTGCCGACACTCAGGAATCTATTTCAGTATCAGGGGCAAGTGACAAACTCACAACGTCAGGGTTTGATGTCGGAGAGAACTCCGAATCAAAGGGCGATTCTGGAGGTAAATCTGTAGCCCCTGCTGTACATGCACATGTCCCAGACTCTGTAGTAGCTGAGCCAGATGAAGGCCGGCAGGAGGAGGCGAACACGGCGAAGCAAAAGGAGATGGCAAATGAGCCTGTTGGGATGTCTGCTAATGAAGAGCCTGAG GTGACCCTGAAAGAGCCGGCGAGCGGAGAGGCGCCCGCCAAAGAGGCCAGTCCCACCAGCCCGTCCGACCTTGCCAAGCTGGAGAGCTCGGTTCTCCCCATTCTTGAGgcccagacaaacacacagcctCAGGACGAGCAAGGCAAAGCAGACACGTTGAAGACCAGGCGTAAATTACAAGTCCTGCCTCTTTCACCCGATTCCCCGAGTTCTGAAGACGACAGGGAGTCCCAGGATTTAATAGGCACGGGAACAGCCAGGAAAAAGCTTCTCGTGCCGATGGACGTAAAAGCAGATTCACTGGATGAAAGCAGCGAGAGCTTCGGGAAAGACAGTCCTTTGTCGGGAGATGATGAAGAATTTATTCGGAAACAGATCATTGAAATGAGCGAGAACGAGGACGCGTCGCCATCTGATGAGGAGAATCTAGTGCGAGGAAAAATCAAAGAGGATGAAAGGAAGAAATTAGAGCAGGGGACACATGCAGTGATGGAGAGAAGCCTTTCGGGAAAAGCCAGAAAGCTCACCAAAAAGAGCACCATAAGcccagaggatgaggaggacggtGTACTGGAGAGGTCAACGGGGCTTCTGAAAATacaggaggaggaaggtttGACTGGCACCGGGGTTCGACAGTTCCAAACCATCGAACTGAGCGCAACAAGCAGCCCCATTTGCATCACTAATGTGGAAGGAGACCTTGAGATGGAGTGTCTCACCGACTCGCCCGACGATCGCTCAAAAGGTGAGGGCTCCTCCAGCTTACATGCATCCAGCTTCACTCCAGGTACCTCCCCAACAtccctctcctcactggacGAGGATAGCGACAGCAGCCCCAGCAACATTCGAACAGGTGAGGGCAAGCAACACCGGAAAGCCCGGCACAGACAGCCAGGCCAGATGCTGCCGACGATCGAAGACTCTTCTGAGGAGGACGagctgagagaagaagaggagctgCTCAGGGAGCAAGAAAAGCAGAAGGGGTCGGGTAAAAAGTCAAAGAAAGACAAGGACGAGATCAGAGCTCAGAGGAGGAGGGACAATTCAAAGACACCACCCAGCAACCTCTCCCCTATTGAAGACGCCTCGCCAACTGAAGAGCTGAGGCAAGAGGCTGAAATGGAGGAGATCAGGCGATCGTCCTGCTCCGATTTCTCCCCGAGTATCGAATCAGAGCCTGAGGGTTTTGAAATTCATGCGGCCAAGATTGCTGCAGTACAAAAAACGTACAAGCTGCCGACTTCCGTGTCTCTTCATTCCCCCACCGAGGACCAAGAGGCTGATAAATCGCAGAAGAAGGCCCTCAAATCTGCTGATGAAGCCTACGAGGAGATCATGTTGAGGGCAAAATCCCCAACTGCTGAGAAAAGTGAGGTTCTACCTGTGAAGGAGTCACTTTACGGAGGGATGCTCATCGAGGACTACGCTTACTCATCTCTCATCGACAATTCCACCAGTAACGTTGCGGAGCCAGAAAACATTGTGGTACCAAGTGAGCCCAAAAAGCTGAGATCACCAGATGAGGTCTATGAGGACATGATAAAGAAGCGAAAGGAATtcatgaagctggaggaggaataCCAAAGTATGCATTCAAAGAAAGCCAGCTCAACTCCTGAAATAGTTTTGCAGCCGGCTGAGAGCACCGCTCCTAAAACCAGTACCGTGACAATTGGGAGAGATGGACGACCACTGCTGGATGCAGAAACTGCCTATGAGGAACTCATGAAAAAGGTTCTGACTCCCGGAAGCAGTCCCACCCATCCGGAGCCGGATGTGGAAGCCGCTGCATCTCCTAGAGCACTGCATCCTATTCCAGACTTGAAGGTCACTCAGTGCTCGTCGGGAGAGCTGTCTTCTGATGAGGAGAGTGTGTttaagaaggaggaggaggaggaggaaaaaccAGCCGCGTCAGAAACGCCAGCTGAAACGGCCGTATCTGAGAGTGTGGAAACACCCACACCAGAACCTCCAGTCGTGAAAGAATCCCAGGCCGATATCGTCGACTTGTCAAGTGCACAGCAGAGGACGTCGGCTCCTTTGATAACCACCGTGTCGCCCTTACCAACAGTCCCTCAGTACACACCTGGTGTCCACAGTGTCGTGTCAACTGCCCCACCTGTGCCCCCTAAACCAAGTGTTCTCCGTCGGGCCCAATCTCaggaaaagacagaaggacCTGTTACACCTCAGCCGCCACCGCCCACCCCCCCGAAACCCACCGTGTTTCCCAGAAAAGCCCCTGTTCCTCTTCCGACACAAGCACCTGCAAGTCCACCGCAATCGTCACCGACAAGACAAGCAACAACTCCAACATACAAACCACATGTTCCGCCTCCGGTTCCTCCGAAACCACCCATCCCTGTAGGAATCTGTCATGGTGTTAAACCACCAATCGCACCAAAACCTGCATCTCAGCctgcctcacctgcccatatccCTTACGCATCGAGACCTACGGCACTTCCTACTGCAACTAGCGAAATAGCCCTGAATCTGAGCCCCACCTCGGAGAGCAAACCTTTCCAGTCCTCACCAAAGTCTCCAATCTCACCAAGGTATGCAAGCAATCTCCGTGACACGTATGTGGTCATCACACTGCCTTCGCAACCCAGCTCTCCGGTGGAGAGCATTTCAACCCAAGCTCCATCTACCCCTGCCGCAACATCTCCTTCCCACCGCGCTCAACCTCAAACGTACCATCAATCACAGCCCGCATATACTCAGCAACACCCACAGCCGACGCCTCCTCATACGACCAGAGTGCCTCTGGCATACACACGCGTAACCGAGTCAATTGAAAGTCAAGAGATTTGTGGTCCTGAAAAACATGTCTCGAGTTCCTGTCATATCATAGAGGCCGTGTCTGCGTCAGCGCAGCCTCCTGTGGTCATGCCAAACCTCATCTCTCAAATGGTCACCACCGAAGTTCAAAGAACCACTGTCTCCGTTGTTCACGAAAGGTCCGCTCCGCCGGAGCCAACTCCAAGGGCAAACGGCGTCCCGATATCtctggagaaaacaaaatccCCGGCACAGAACGGACAGGTTCGCCAACCCTGCGAGGTGGTGGATCTGAGGACTATGAAGGTGGACGCAGATTCCCAAACGAAAGGTGTCGATTTATCTGCCGGCCAAGAATCCAGGCGCCAGACCTTTATATCCGATGCCAGTCGGCAAAACAGTGCCGTCCAGTCGCCCGTTGTCAACCTCAGCGCGGAATCATCCACTGTCTCCATTGTGACCGATAGCATCACAATTGTGACTTGTGCTGCGACAATACAACGCGCTGATAACATAGAAATTGCTCAGGCATCCTCCATTCCCCTTCAGTTAACGAAAAACAAGGTTTTTGAACCCGTTTCCCAGATTGTGTACCGACCTGTTGATGCTCAGCCACCTGCCCATTCTGGCACAGAAATCCCGATTAATCTCTCAGTTGGATCAAGTACATGCAGTGGGACTTTTCAAACGACCCCCGTCACCATTGCACCCGGATCTGTTCCAACTTGTGCCGCCAATGGACTGACCTCAGGGACAACCACGGTGGCTGGCGCCGTGGACCTCAGCACGGCGAAACCATTCAACACCGTGGTGACAGTTGACGGCACCTCGGTGGATGTGCTCACGGCGGTTGTTACGGATGACGATGGCAAACCCGTTGATCTGACGGCGAGCAAAAGAGCTGTTTGCTGCGATGTTGTGTACAAACTGCCGTTCGCGGGAAGCTGCGCGACGCAACAGTCCACCCCACCTCTGCCAGAAGACCGTTTTGGATATCGTGACGACCACTACCAGTATGAGCGCTCCTCTTTCGGCATGCGAGGGTTCGGCGGAATCAAACCCTCGATGTCGGACACCAACCTTGCAGATGCAGGCCTCTTCTTTTACAAGAGCAAGAACAGCTTAAATTTCAGCGACTCGGCCGAGGTAGCCGTTGACCTTACCTCGGCGAAGATGGCTGATGCAG GTGAGGCAGTTGACTACTCCAAGAAAAGCACGTACGCAGGGATGGTCATTCCACCCTACTCCCAAGCCCGAGTCACCAGTGCTGTGGGAACTCTGTTCGGAACGAGCAGCGTTCTAAGGTCTTCTAACGGGGTTGTGTATTCTTCGGTAGCCGCCCCTATTCCGTCAACATATGCAATAACCACCCAACCCGGCTCCATCTTTAGTACGTCATACAACAGCTTGTCTGCAATGCACACCAGCGACACCATGCCCTCTCTCTCCAGCCTTGCCAACATGCCGCTAACAAGGTCCCACAGCTTCTTGTCCACAGTTTCCATTACGTCTGCAGAGGAGCAAGGTGATGCCCCGCTGAACCTCGAGGTAGCTAAAGAAAGTAGCGCTGGAAGTCCTGCTACAAAAGTAACTGCTTCTTTATCTCTCGACACCTACACGGATGCGTCACTGGAAGCCATCGCTGCCTCGCTCGAGGCTCTCTCGTCACCAATGGTGCCTGGAGACGGTCAGTATCAAGCGGAGCGCGAACGACTCGAGATGGAAAAGCTCAAACAGCAGCGACTAGCCGAGGAATTAGAATGGGAACGGCATGAAATTCAACGATTCAGAGAGCAGGAACAGCTGTTGGTACAGAAGgaactggaggagctgcaggtcaTGAAGCAGCAGATCCTGACCCAACAAGAGGAGGAAAGACAAGCTCACCTCATGATGCAAAAAGAAACGTACgctcagcaacaacagcagctcgAGCAGATACAGAGACTCCAAGAGCAGCTGCGCTTGCAACTGGAAGAGCAAAAGCTTCGGCAAATGTATCCCGGGGACTACGCTGGGAGTGGCATTCAGGAGGCGATCGTCTTAGGTCCTGATGGCACCGTGCTGTCGcgaaagatcacagacagcggGTGCCAAACTGATGAAGAGGACGAGACAGTCAGCAAAGCTTACACCGCTGGAAGGAAGAAGAGAAGTGCCAAGAAGAGCGTCGATAGTTGTGTTCAGACCGATGATGAGGATCAGGAAGAGTGGGAGGCCCAGGCTAGAAATCGCCAGAGCCGGCCTCGGACTGCCCGAGGAGAGCGGGGAGGTCAGTCAGAGATGGCTCTTCAAGCCCACACCGAGATTTCCATTCAAACGGACTCAGAGGGCAACATTCGAATGGACACCAGAATGGAGTTTTCCGACTCGGAGAGAACCTCACCAAAGAAACGACCCACCCCGTTAGAAATCGCACAGTCTCCCGGTCTGAAAGCTGAGTCCTCCTTGCTCCAAGCCCCTCCCAAATCTCCCAAAGTCCTCTTCTCCCCAATATCCCCTTGTATTTCCCCCAGTAAATCTATGGAGTTTGTGTCCTACGACAAGTCCCTTGGAGACACGAGTCCCCAGAAGCTGAAAGGCAGTGCCGACCCATCGAAAGTCTCTCCAGCGAGCCCCAGAGGACAAAAATCCATGCAGAGATCCATGTCTGACCCCAAGCCCATGAGTCCCACTGGAGAACCATCGGGTGACGGTTACACT GGAAAGGGCTCAGGCAGCACCCCGACCGGCAcccagaagaaggtgaagaggacCCTGCCCAATCCACCGTCGGAAGATGAATCCACTGCCAGTGGTCAGACGGCATACAGCACTGGCTCTGCACGAAGACGGATGTGTCGCAATTCCAACATGGCTCGCGCCAAGATCTTGCAAGACATCGATCGAGAGCTGGACTTGGTGGAACGCGAGTCCTCGAAGCTCAGGAAAAAGCAGGCAGagctggatgaagaggaaaaagagaTTGATGCCAAACTGAGGTACTTGGAGATGGGCATAAACCGGAGGAAAGACGCGCTGCTGAAGGAGCGCGAGAAGAGAGAGCGGGCCTATCTGCAGAGTGTGGCTGAGGATAGAGATTACATGTCCGACAGCGAGGTCAGTAATATTCGAGAAACTCTAGTTGGGAGAGGCACGGGTGAAGACGAGGACCTGGTTGGTCTGGAGCGTCCCAGGACGGCCCCGCAGTCCGAGCTGGATGACTTTGTTCCGCCTCAAACAAAGCACGAGTACGGGAAATTCAGCCAGTATCAATACCCCCAGAGCCAGTACCAGCAGTCCCTCTACCAGACTCCGCAGTCCTACCAGTCTCATTCCATCTACTCCTCTGTCCCTTCCCTGACCAGCGCCCAGCAGCAGAGCTACCACCAAATGCTGTTGCTTCAGCAGAAAGCTGCCAGACAGGCAGCGCTGCTTTCTGAGCTGGACGCCACCAAGTACGATGTCATCAGCCGTCAACCTGACCCCACGTCTTCAGCCTTCCTTGGTGTCAAATATGACAAGTATGGCAACCATCTTGACCTCCGCGCTTTGGAAGTCGGGAGTCTGGCAGGTAGTCCTATGTCTGCCGTGTCTGATTCTTACTACACCGACGTGGAGCACCACACACCGCGGAGCTACTTGCTGCTTGAAGATGCGGCAGAACTAGCCAAAGGCAACACAGGGCTGTCCTCATCTTACAGTCTGGCCGAAAGAGAACTGGCCAAGGCTGAGAAGCTGCTGCGAAGAAGTGCTGCTGACCTGGGCTCCACTGAGTATCTGGGCTCCACCTCCAGACTGCATACGTATGGGAAGACACCAGATGAAGAAGATACGATGGAAGAACCGTACGAACTCAAGCTTCTGAAGCAACAGCTTAAGCAAGAGTTCAGGAGGAGCACAGGTGGGACGGAGAGTTTAGACCATCTGACAGGTCTCTCTCAGCATTACTACACTCCGAGCTCAGGCATCTCCAGCTACTCCCAGAGACACTACCCCAAGTCCGACAAGTACAGCATCAGCCGGCTGACTCTGGAAAAGCAAGCCGCCAAACAGCTCCCAGCGTCCGTGCTGTATCAAAAGCACAAGACGCCATTGATGGAACCAAAAGTCTCTTCCAAATACTCGTCTGTTACCGACAGCAGGGGGTTGGACACCGACTATAGCAGCTATCTAGGGTCAACCAGTGCATCTCCCAGGTCCAGTCGACTGATGCAGGACGAGATCACCTTTGGTCTCCGAAAGAACAttgcagagcagcagaaatATTTAGGATCCACCTTAGGAGCAAACTTGGCCGGCTCACTGAACTTGGGCCAAACCTTGGGGTTGGATTCGGCCTATCCGAGCGGGAGCCGGTCCAGACCGTCATCCAGACCCACGTCCTGCTACGGACTAGACTTGTCTATCAAGAGAGACCTTTCTAGCTCGTCTCTCAGGCTCAAGGGCGACGGAGAAGCATCTGGAGATATTCCAAGTTACCAAACCCCATCCGGTCGAACCAAACCAACCAGCCTGCCTATTGTGCAAAGTGGACGGGGGCGGATCCCTATTGTCGCCCAGAACTCAGAGGAGGAAAGTCCGCTGAGTCCAGTCGGGCAGCCGATGGGCATGGCCCGTGCCTCGGCGGGACCGCTGCCGCCGATCTCTGCCGACAGCCGGGACCAGTTTGGCTCGTGTCTGTCGTTGCAGgactcccagcagcagcagcagcagcagcagcagcatatcAGGGAAGAGCCGACACGGGGTAGGGGGTATGTGCTGTTGGATGAACTCCAGGGCACCATGTCAGATAGCGAAG TGCTAAGTGACTCCCTGATGGCTCTGAGCAGAGACGATGCATCCAAGG CCTACCACCTGAGACAGGAGGAGACCGACTGGTTCGACAAGCCCCGCGACGGACGGCTGGACGGACAAGAGAAGAGACAG GGTAAAGGACCGTACTACCCCTTCCCACACCTCAGGGTGAAGCTGCAGAGGGACTCTAAAGACCGGAGCGTCTCAG GAAATGGACTGGGCATCCGTGTGGTCGGCGGCAAGGAGGTCCCGGGGAGTAACGGAGACATCGGAGCCTACGTCGCCAAAGTTCTTCCCGGGGGAGCCGCAGAACAGACAGGAAAGATCTTAGAAG GAATGCAGGTCCTGGAGTGGAACGCGCTCCCTCTGACAGGGAAGACCTACGAAGAAGTGCAGGCGCTGGTGGGACATCCTTGCACTGAGGCCGAAGTGTGCGTCAGACT GGACCTGAACATGTTGGCTGACGCTGACGGGACCCAGCATCTGGACTTCCAGGAACACAGCAAAG GTGAGCGACCGCCGAGGTCACCGGGCGTGGACCCCAAGCAGCTCGCAGCAGAGCTTCAGAAAGTgtcccagcagcagctgccCTCCTCCACCTTGTCTTCTGGTCTGCCAGCGTCTTCGTCGGCCACGGCCAGTCCAGCTCAGCCTGGGTCACCGTCCTTCAGCAAGAAGCGCCACAGCAGCAAG ACGGCAGAGGGAACGAAGAGCCAGTCTCACCCCGTCTCTGGAGAAATACAG CTCCAGATCCACTACGACAAGCAGCTGGGCAACTTGATCGTTCACGTCCTACAAGCCCGGAACCTGGCGCCGCGGGACAACAACGGCTACTCAGACCCGTTTGTTAAGGTCTATCTGCTGCCGGGGAGAGG TCAGGTCATGGTTGTCCAGAACGCCAG CGCTGAAAACAAGAGGAGGTCCAAACACGCCGGCAAGAGTCTCAACCCGGAGTGGAACCAGACCGTCATCTACAAGAACATCCACCTGGAGCAG